Proteins encoded together in one Nyctibius grandis isolate bNycGra1 chromosome 1, bNycGra1.pri, whole genome shotgun sequence window:
- the PRR18 gene encoding proline-rich protein 18 translates to MGLQPRRAAGPCPPAGRCAALPAARTAAAWARSEEPEGAPGRTASLPPILPAPADTPVAARAQPKRPAAAAAPKKAAPRPAEEKAARKARGAPPERAGLLSSSWPCSSLQRPPPRRPLAERVARPQPAPPQPRGRPGAPAAGSRSCETLGGAPGEAALRLSLSLPPEAVRVLQRRSLERQRGQPAPSPGGRAAPARRGARAGGGDLRALMKISLLNDRHRYDDEEYEEEEAAAAALDEGLVRKCTEWLRGVESAAGRDRPDRLETLPHLGTL, encoded by the coding sequence AtggggctgcagccccggcGTGCAGCAGGGCCCTGCCCGCCCGCGGGGAGATGCGCTGCCCTGCCCGCAGCGCGCACCGCGGCTGCCTGGGCACGCAGCGAGGAGCCGGAGGGAGCTCCCGGCCGCACCGCGTCCCTGCCGCCCATCCTCCCGGCTCCCGCTGATACCCCTGTCGCCGCCCGGGCGCAGCCCAAgaggccggcggcggcggcagcccccAAGAAGGCAGCGCCTCGGCCCGCTGAGGAGAAGGCGGCGAGGAAGGCGCGGGGGGCGCCCCCGGAGCGGGCGGgcctcctctccagctcctggccctgctcctccctgcagcggccgccgccgcggagGCCGCTGGCCGAGCGGGTGGCGCGGCCCCAGCCCGCTCCGCCGCAgccgcggggccggccgggggcgccggcggcgggcagccgCTCCTGCGAGACCCTCGGCGGGGCGCCGGGGGAGGCGGCGCTGCGGCTGTCGCTGAGCCTGCCCCCGGAGGCCGTGCGGGTGCTGCAGCGCCGCAGCCTGGAGCGGCAGAGGGGGCAGCCCGCGCCCTCTCCCGGCGGCAGGGCGGCCCCGGCGCGACGCGGCGCtcgggcgggcggcggcgacTTGCGCGCCCTGATGAAGATTTCGCTGCTCAACGACAGGCACCGCTACGACGACGAGGAGtacgaggaggaggaggcggcagcGGCCGCGCTGGACGAGGGGCTGGTGCGGAAATGCACCGAGTGGCTGCGCGGCGTGGAGAGCGCGGCCGGCCGCGACCGCCCCGACAGGCTGGAGACGCTGCCGCACCTGGGCACCCTCTGA